TCAGGCTTCTCTTGCAGCACAATCTCAGGTAAAGCAGGGTAAGCAGTTTTTCCGTAGAACATCTTTTTTTCAGGAGTGGTGAGGTGCTTGTAAGTACCACCTTCCACCATCTTTACGCCTTTACCAATGGTGGCGTTGCCTTTCTGTGGGGTAATAACTGTAATCTCTATTCCCTTTGCATGCAACTTGTTCAGCATGGCGTTGAGGTAGTGCGGTATTCCGCCGAACGTGAAAAGGACTTTCATATATATATAGTCTGTTATTTATTTGTTCGTTATGAGTTGTCGGAGAATGTCTGCCAGTTTGTCTTGGCTGTGTTCGGAGGCATATCGGGTGAGCCCTTCCGGAGAGGGTGTTCCTTCCCGGCAGAGTCGGATGATGGCTGTACGGCAAGCTTCCGGATCTTCTTCGGGCACGGCGAAGCCTGTGCCGTAGTCGGTAACCCGCTTGCCCATGCATTCGCCTTGCGAGACTATGACAGGTTTTCCGAAGGCGGCGGCTTTGGTCAGCAGGTTGCTGCTTCCGGTGAACTTGCGGTAGGCGGCAAAGAGCACATCACTCGCAGAGACGAGGGCGTTGAAACAGGCTTCATCAGGAATATGTGTTAAGGAGAAGAGGCAATTGTTGCGGCTTGCCTCGAAAGACTTCAGTTCGAGATTCTGTGTCTCTGTCAGCCAGGACTTGCCTGCGATGAGGAAAAAATACTCATCTTCGGGTAGGAAAGGAATGGTGCTGAGCAGTAGTCCGATGCCTTTTCGAGTCCCGATGGATCCTAACAATGAAATGATTCTTCTGCCTCCGGCATGTTTCTTCAAGGTGTGCAGCAGGGGATATGTTTCGTCGGGTGCTGATAAGTCTGCGAAATCGGGCAGTCGGCAGATGTTCGTCTGGAAGTCTTTCAGTTCATCTGTGGAATATTCGTTCAATACTCCTATCCCGCGGCAGTGGCGGCTGCGCAAAAACGGTCGCACGTCCGGCATTCCCGGTTTATAAGGAGGAAGGGCGGATTGTACAAGCAGGCCACTCCAGGAGTATGGCAATAATCTGTTGAAAAGTGCAATCGGAGCAAAAGTAGGAAGTATGTCGTCCAAGCAGGGAAAGTAAACCAAGTCCGGACGAAAGTCAACCAATTGCCTGCGCAGGGTCGCAAGATTCCGCAACCGGATGAGGGCGTTCCGCATAACAGTGATTTTTTTTCTCAATGGTTGTCCCGTAGGGAGTGGGAGCAACGGGCGGGCGCCTGTTCTTTTAAAGGCGGCTATGCTTCCGGTCTCTGGCTCACGTGGAGCAATCAGCAATACTTCTTCTCCTAAAGCTGCCCATGTACGGGTAAACTCTTTGTAATATGTCTCCCGATGTCCGGTGACGGAGCAATCTATAACAGCTACTTTCATCTCTCTGTCCTTTTACAGTTTTGATAGATTTCTTTTAGTTTCTGTCCTGCTAACTTGAAGTCGAACCGTTCGGCAATGGATTTTCTGATGAGCTTCTTGTCAAATTGTTCATAGTTGTCATATAGTTCACACATCTTCTCGGCGAGCGCTTTCACATCTCCGGGCTGTATGAGATAGCCGCTTCCGGGTGTGATGATGTCTTCCGGCCCTCCGCAGACAGAGCCGATGGCAGGCATGCCGGTTGCCATTGCTTCTATGAAGACAATGCCGAATGTTTCTGCGTAAGAAGCGAGTACAAAGGCGTCACTGCATGCCAGCAGCCGGGCCACTTCTTCGCGGGGCAGGCGTCCTGCCAGAGTAACCTGCCGTTCCAGCCGGAGGGCATGTATCTTGTCTCGCAGATTAGCTTCCTCTTCTCCGTCTCCGGCAATGACGAGCGATACGTGTGGGCGGCTGCGGAAACTTTGTGCAAAGGCATCCACCAATTCTTCAAATCCTTTTCGTTTGCTCAGATTGCCGATGCTGACAAAAGTGAATTCCTTTTCCTTCTCCGTGTGCCGGTTGCTTTGGCAGAATGTGTCGATATCGACGAAGTTCGGTATTACGATAGCTTTGTCAGGACGGTCGAGGTAGGAAGAAAGATTCTTCTTCAACAATGTGCCGACGCAGATGACTTTCCGTGCATTTTTATAAGCTTTCCTCAGCGTGGCGGCTTGTCCGGGTGTTACTTTTCCACCATTGATGGAGGAGGCATGTTCTGTCACGACATAAGGGATGCCGTAGCATTTATGGATTAAATTGGCGGCATACCCTGCCCATGTACCGAAATGGGCATGTATAACATCCGGTTTACCATGACGATGGATATAGTTGCGCACCAGCAAGAGCGTCAGCAGCGACCAGATGACACCTCCGATACGAGTGGATAATTTCGGGTTCCAGGCATGCATGCGCAGGGTGGTGAAAGTACCGTTGTCTTCTTCTGTTATCTGGAAATGGTTCTCATGGCAGAATACTTTCCAGGTAAATTCCTTAGGTAAGCGTTGTTCCGTATAAGCAAGGCCTACCCGGCATCCCGAACGGGCCAGTTGCAAGGCTTGTTCATAGAACATGTATCCTCTGTGTAGAGGAGAACCCGGTTCGGGATAATACATGGGGAGTATCAGTATATGCATGGTGATGAGTGTTTTTGCAGGTGTCGGATTCGGTCAATTTCTTCTACAAGCTTGCCGGAGGCTATGCTTGCCACTTTCCGGCAGAACATCTTGCCGGATTGCTGCAAGGCAGACAGGTCTTCTGCCGTCAATACTTTGATGGCTTTTCCATATTCGATGTAATGTAAAGGTGTCAGTCCCGACAATCCCGGATAATCTCCTTCGTACAGGAGGGCATGCTTTCCAAAAGGAGAGTTGAATACGATCGTCTGTATGCATAGCTCACTGGGAACAAAGCTTGTCTTGAAATAGCGTATCATTTTTTTCTCCGAACATAGTTTCTCGTATATATGGCGTGCGCAGGGCAAGGTGACTGCCCAGTAGTCGGAGCCGAAGAATATGTCTGCTTTCTTGCTGTCGAGTAGCGTGCGGATGTCTTTCCGTACAGGAAGCAGTTTCATCAGGTTGCGGGAAGCTACGATGAGCTTGTTTTTCCACCAGAGATTCTTCCACTTCAAATCGCGGAAAAAGTGATAATTGACTATCTTTGAACGTTGGTCTGCACAAGTGCAGCGTGTCAGGTTCATTCCTGCGATGAATTCGGTATCCTTGTGCTTGTCGAAGTAACAATGGATTTCTTCATTTGTCCATAGAGGATAATCTTGTCCGCTGAGGCATACGACACGGGTGTATTCTGTACCGTTCCGAAGCACTGCTGCCAATAATTCCTTTTGATATTCCACCTGTTCCCAGCCTCCCCAGCTTACCCAATGTCCGGGCACGAAGGTAACCTTGCCTCCTAACAGTTCCTTGAACGGGCGGGCATCGGCCTTGAGGTCGATGTGGACGTAGAAGTCGGCGCGGTCATCCAGTGCGCTGATTAAGCGCGCCAAGTGTGGGGCATCTTTATAGGCTGACAGGATATAGGCTATGCGGCTCATGCTCTCTTTTTCTTTAGAAGAAACTCAATGCTCTCACGGAAAATGACAGATTGCAGTTTCCATAAGATCAGCGCATAAAGCCCTGCTACGAATATAATCTTCGCAGCCATGCTCAGATAGAGGTTTTCAAAAGGTCTTGCCATGTAATGTGCACCTGCAATCAGTATGACAGACAATGTCAGATAAGGAGAAATATCCTTCAGCATATCTTTCAGTGTCAGTCCTATTGCTTTTTTAACAAATATGAACCAGACGAACAGCCAGTTGATATTGATAATCACGAAGCTGTGCAACATCCGTTCCAGTCCGTAGGGATAAACGATACACATGGCTATCAACTGCAATATGCTCAGAGTGATAGTATTCCACATATAGATAGAGGAATACCCGCGGCTGATTATCAGATTGGAAAACAGGTTGGTGATAGGTATAAAAGCTCCCCAAATGCATAGTATTTGTAAGATATAAACGCTGGGAAGCCATTTTTCTCCAACGGTAATGAAGATCAGTTCCTTGGACACTAAGCTTAATCCTAACATGGCAGGAAAAGAAATGAAGGCTGTGAAACGAAGCAGCTTGCGGAATATAGCCAGTTGGCGCGTTTTGTCATCACCCACACTTGTGAAGACGGGCTGAGCTATGCCATTGATCATTCCGGTTATCAATGTATGTCCCATGCCGTTCCATTTGTTGGCTTGGGTAAAATTACCTACCTCCCGTTCCGAATAGAATTTACCCAGCAGGACAGAGAACAGATTATTGTTGATGATATTGAAGATATTCGTGACAATCAGTTTGCTGCTGAACCCTATCATTTCCTTGATGGGCCGGAAGTCGAACCGGAGGCTTGGTCTCCAATGAGAAAAGTAAAAGTTGAGAAGAGTCATTACCGTTACAAACGTGATGGTTTGTGCGGCCATGCCCCAATATGCAAATCCATAGACAACCAATGTGATGCCTACAGCGCCCGAAACAGCCTGGCTGATAATGGAAATAACGGTTGCTTCCTTTATTTTCAGATTCTTGAATAAATATGCCCGTGGAGCAATACTCATACTCGATATGGCAAATCCCAAAAATAGGAAGCGTGAAAGAGGAATCAGTGCGGGTGTTTCGTAGAAGTCGGCAATCAATGGTGCGGCAAAGAATAGCAGTATGTAGAGAGTGATTCCGCAGAGTGTGCTGAACCAGAATACGGCGTTGTAGTCTTTATGGCAGACATTCCTGCGGTTGGTCAATGCCGAAACGAAACCTCCTTCCTGCAACGCCGAAGCTATGGCCGAGAAAATGGTAAGCATGCCTATCATGCCATAGTCGGAAGCATCGAGCAGACGACCAAGGACTATACCGAAGAGAAGATTCAGCAGTTGCTGTATGCCGTTGCTGAGCCCTCCCCAGAATAGTCCTTTTGCAGTTTTTTCCTTCAGTGATGATTCCTTCATGATTGCTTGCTTTCCTTATGCGGCTTTCCGGACGGTTTTATTTAACTTCACTTCCCGGTTTTACCTCCCGCAGTAGTGAAGTCACAGCCAAAGCGCCGTCATAATTCTCGGCAGAGAGAATCATGCCTTCACTCACCAATCCGTTCTTGAATTGCCGTGGAGCAAGGTTGGCTATGAAAAGCACTTGTTTGCCCACCAGTTCTTCCGGTTGATAATGTTGGGCAATGCCGCTTACGATGGTGCGGTTCTCCAGTCCGTCTGCAATCTTGAATTGCAGCAGCTTCTTCATCTTAGGAACAACAGAGCATTCCAGCACCGTGCCTACGCGGATGTCCAGCTTTTCAAATTCCTCGAAGCTGACAGTAGGCTTAATGGGGCTGGCTTTATAATTGGCAGCCTCATTTGCCTTCTTGGTGGCAAGAAGCTTATCGACTTGTGCCTGAATGGTGTCATCTTCTATCTTCTCGAACAATAGATCGGGCGTACCAAGCCGGTGTCCGGCAGGCAGCAAGTCCGTGTGTCCCAGTTCTGCCCAGTCAAAGCTGTCCATGTTCAGCATCTTGCGAAGTTTGTCGCTGCTGAACGGCAGAAACGGTTCGAAGGCGATGGCAAGATTGGCAACCAATTGCAGGGCAATGTTCAAGATGGTAGCTACGCGTTCCATGTCGGTTTTTGCAAGCTTCCACGGTTCGGTGTCTGCCAGATATTTGTTTCCGATGCGTGCAAGATTCATAGCTTCTTTCTGTGCATCACGGAACTTAAACACATCGAGCAGTTTTTCCACTTCCGCCTTTACGTCGGAGAATTCCTTCAGTGTCTCTCGGTCGTAATCGGTCAGCCCGGCTGCTGCGGGAACCACACCGTCAAAATATTTCTTGGTCAGTTGCAAGGCACGATTCACGAAGTTGCCATATACGGCCACCAGTTCATTGTTGTTGCGTGCCTGAAAGTCCTTCCATGTAAAGTCATTGTCTTTGGTTTCGGGTGCATTGGCCGTGAGCACATAGCGCAGCACATCCTGTTTGCCGGGGAAGTCTTGCAGGTACTCATGCAGCCATACCGCCCAGTTGCGTGAGGTGGATATCTTGTCGCCCTCCAAGTTCAGAAACTCATTGCTCGGCACGTTGTCCGGCAATATATAGCTGCCTTCTGCTTTCAGCATGGCGGGGAACACGATGCAATGGAACACGATGTTGTCTTTGCCAATGAAATGAACGAGGCGGGTTTCCGGATCTTTCCACCATTTCTCCCAAGATTCGGGAAGCAGTTCTTTAGTGTTGCTGATGTAGCCGATGGGAGCGTCGAACCATACATAGAGCACTTTCCCTTCGGCTCCTTCCACCGGAACCGGAATGCCCCAGTCAAGGTCGCGGCTTACGGCACGCGGCTGCAAGCCCATGTCAAGCCAGCTCTTGCATTGTCCGTAAACGTTGGGCCGCCATTCTTTGTGCTCCTCCAGAATCCACCGGCGCAGCCAGTTTTCATGTTTGTCCAAAGGCAGATACCAGTGCTTCGTTTCGCGCATCACGGGTTTGCTCCCGCTGATGGCACTTTTGGGGTTGATCAGATCTGTGGGACTGAGGCTGGTCCCGCATTTTTCGCATTGATCTCCGTAAGCTCCTTCCGAGTGGCAGTGCGGGCATTCACCGGTGATATAGCGGTCGGCAAGAAACTGTTTGGCTTCCTCGTCATAATATTGCATGCTGGTTTTCTCGATGAATTCACCTTTCTCGTACAGCTTGCGGAAGAAGTCGGAAGCTGTGTCGTGGTGCGTCTTTGAAGAAGTGCGGCTGTAAACGTCGAAAGAAATGCCGAAATCCTCAAAGGATTTCTTGATAAGAGTGTGATAGCGATCTACCACATCCTGCGGAGTGACACCCTCTTTCTTGGCACGGATAGTGATGGGCACTCCATGTTCATCGGAGCCTCCGATAAAGACTACTTCCTCCTTTTTCAGCCGGAGATAACGGACATAAATGTCTGCAGGAACATAGACACCCGCAAGGTGTCCGATATGAACAGGACCGTTTGCATAGGGCAGTGCCGAAGTTACGGTGGTACGTTTGAATTTCTTTTCCATAGTGTAATATGTATCTCTTTTGTTATGAACGCTTTTATAGAGGTGCAAAGATAGCGGTTTTCTGCCAAAAACAAAGAAAGTGCATTCTTCAATCTGAACACACTTTCTTTCGTTCTGTTTTTATCCAAGCGGATTCTCATTTTCGTCTCCACCCGCACCACTGTCGGGGATGGTACTGCCCGCATCGTCATTTTTCAGACAGATGCTGTTGGCCACACTCTTATCATTGTAGAAACCCAGATAGAGTGCCAATGCGTTTCCGCTCCAGCCTGCAGGCAGTGTCAGCTCTGCCTTTGCCTCAGAGCGTGTAGCAGCTTTTATGGTATAGACGGCTTCGCGCTTATCCTTGTTGTAAGCCAGCAGTATGGCTGTGTCTCCTGCTTCTGCGTTCCCGGTTCCACTGTTGTTTTTCCAGACGTACGACACCTTGCCGGCTTCTACGCTGGCAGTGGCATCTGCTGCGGTTGTCAGGCTGCCGCGTGACACCAATGCTCTGGTATAATCAATGGCGTCATTCACTATCGCATGCTTTATCACATAAGACATTGCTGCATTGAATTCGGACTGCTTTTGCGCATACTGTTGATAGCCGATGCGGATAATCGGGGTAAATGTTTTCAGAAACTGGATTACAGTGGAGAAATTGTTCCGTTGGCGTTGTTGCTTTTCCGTATTCGGATTGCCTACTTTTAGAGCCAATGCCCTCATGTAGTGTACTGATTTCCAATTGCTGCCTACTACTGTGCCTACTTTGCCTGAGAATCCTCCAAGGATTCCTTGTTTGATTGTTCCCATAATTCTTAATTTTTAGTGTTGTTAGTGAAATAAAAAGTTTGTGTTGTCGATGAATGCAGTCAAAAGACTTCTGCAGCAATCTCTTGTGTGTTGTTCATTCGGCAGAACGGTGTTTGTGTTTCCGTTACGACGGCAAAGATAGAGGATGTATTTTTCTCCTGCAAATTAAAAAATCCGTTTTTCTTCATGTTTTTTTGTGTATTCTTTTACCCGTGACTAATCAAAAGTAGAATTGATACGGCTCTTTTTGTGAATCGATACCACAATAACCTCTTCCAACCGCATTTTGAGTTTCACTTCGCTATCGGGCTGATACTTTCATTATCTCATGTTTCTAAGCTGTTCTCTGTATCGGGAAAAAGAAAGCCGCCTTGCTTCGTGACATTTTGCAGTCACGGGGCAAGGCGGAATAGTGAGGACAAAACAATACTTACAGCAGGTCGGTAATGGCTTCCGCCGGAATCTCCAATTTGGAGAAGGCGAACATCTTCTTACCCAAGTCCTTCAGCGAGGCTCCGATGTGGTACACGTCCGTGGCGTCTATTATCAGAAAGCGGTCGTGACTTCTTTTGTAGACGTGTACCTCTATCGGTGGATATTGGCTGTTGTGCCGCTCCAAGTCCAGTTGAAGTTGGCGGCTTATCGCCTGCGTATAGATGTCGGCTTTCACTCCGTCGTTCCGCTTGCTGAACATCAGCAGCACCGACTCGTCCACGTAGTTATCAATCAGCAGAATGGATTTCTTTGCTGTCCGTATCAGGTCTGTGGCGAACTTGTAGGCATCAAACAGTTGCCCGTCGTAGAAGATGCCCTCTACCGGTGGCAGCGAGGTGCGCACGAAGAAGTCTATCTTACCGTCTATCTTGTCTAAGCGTTGCTCATGCTCTATGAACTTGCTTTCCATCCGGTGCTCAAGGTTACTGAGCCGTTGGTTCACGGAATAGCCCTTCAACAAATAGTCCTTTAATACGCTGTTTGCCCATTGGCGGAACTGCGTACCTCTTGTGGATTTTACCCGGTAGCCTACTGATATTATCACATCAAGGTTGAAGTATTTCACCTGATATTTTTTGCCATCCGAGGCAGTTGTCAAGGATTCCTTGACAACTGAATTCCTGTCTAACTCGTTTTCCTTAAATATATTGTTGATATGAAGGCTGATGTTCTGTTTACTCGAATTGAATAACTCAACCATTTGTGCCTGTGTCAGCCACACCGTTTCCTCTTCCAATCGCACTTCCAACTTCACTTCGCTATCGGGCTGATAGAGTATGATTTCTCCTTGATTCTCCATTTATAATGTTTCTGTTTTGTTCGGAGGGCAAAGGTATTATATTTTATCTGTCTGTCAGCCAATTGTTGGAGATTATAATATTGGGAGTAGAAATACATTCATAATCTCATGTTTCTAAGCTGTTCTCTGTATCGGGAAAAAGAAAGCCGCCTTGCTTCGTGACTGCAAAATGTCACGAAGCAAGGCGGAATAATGAGGACAAAACAATACTTACAGCAGGTCGGTAATGGCTTCCGCCGGAATCTCCAGTTTGGAGAAGGCGAACATCTTCTTGCCCAAGTCCTTCAGCGAGGCTCCGATGTGATACACTTCTGTGGCGTCTATTATCAGAAAGCGGTCGTGGCTTCTTTTGTATACGTGTACCTCTATCGGAGGATATTGGCTGTTGTGCCGTTCCAAGTCCAGTTGAAGTTGGCGGCTTATCGCCTGTGTATAGACGTCGGCTTTCACTCCGTCGTTCCGCTTGCTGAACATCAGCAGCACCGACTCGTCCACGTAGTTATCAATCAGCAGAATGGATTTCTTTGCCGTCCGTATCAGGTCGGTAGCGAACTTGTAGGCATCAAACAGTTGCCCGTCGTAGAAGATGCCCTCTACCGGTGGCAGCGAGGTGTGCACGAAGAAGTCTATCTTCTTTGAATGTTCCGCAACGGTATGCTCCAGTTCAGTTAAACGGCGGTTAATGGAATAGCCTTTCAGCAGATATTCCTTTAATACGCTGTTTGCCCAACGTCTGAAAAGGGTTGCATTTTTGCTGTTTACGCGGTAGCCGATGGAGAGAATAGCATCAAGATTATAAAACTTGGTTATGTACTTCTGCTTTCCATCATTACCCATATGTTCCAAAATGGAACATGTGCTATCCTTGTCAAGTTCACCGCTATTGTAGATGTTGCTCAAATGCTTTGTGATAGCAGGTCTTTTGGTTCCAAAAAGAATAGCTATTTGTTCTTGTGTCAGCCATACTGTTTCCTCTTCCAGCCGCACTTCCAGTTTCACTTCGCTATCGGGCTGATAGAGTATGATTTCTCCTTGATTCTCCATTTATAATGTTTCTGTTTTGTTCGGAGGGCAAAGGTATTATATTTTATCTGTCTGTCAGCCAATTGTTGGAGATTATAATATTGGGAGTAGAAATACATTCATAATCTCATGCTTCTAAGGTTCTCTGTATCGGGAAAAAGAGAACCGCCTTGCTTCGTGACATTTTGCAGTCACGGGGCAAGGCGGAATAA
Above is a window of Bacteroides helcogenes P 36-108 DNA encoding:
- the metG gene encoding methionine--tRNA ligase: MEKKFKRTTVTSALPYANGPVHIGHLAGVYVPADIYVRYLRLKKEEVVFIGGSDEHGVPITIRAKKEGVTPQDVVDRYHTLIKKSFEDFGISFDVYSRTSSKTHHDTASDFFRKLYEKGEFIEKTSMQYYDEEAKQFLADRYITGECPHCHSEGAYGDQCEKCGTSLSPTDLINPKSAISGSKPVMRETKHWYLPLDKHENWLRRWILEEHKEWRPNVYGQCKSWLDMGLQPRAVSRDLDWGIPVPVEGAEGKVLYVWFDAPIGYISNTKELLPESWEKWWKDPETRLVHFIGKDNIVFHCIVFPAMLKAEGSYILPDNVPSNEFLNLEGDKISTSRNWAVWLHEYLQDFPGKQDVLRYVLTANAPETKDNDFTWKDFQARNNNELVAVYGNFVNRALQLTKKYFDGVVPAAAGLTDYDRETLKEFSDVKAEVEKLLDVFKFRDAQKEAMNLARIGNKYLADTEPWKLAKTDMERVATILNIALQLVANLAIAFEPFLPFSSDKLRKMLNMDSFDWAELGHTDLLPAGHRLGTPDLLFEKIEDDTIQAQVDKLLATKKANEAANYKASPIKPTVSFEEFEKLDIRVGTVLECSVVPKMKKLLQFKIADGLENRTIVSGIAQHYQPEELVGKQVLFIANLAPRQFKNGLVSEGMILSAENYDGALAVTSLLREVKPGSEVK
- a CDS encoding beta-1,6-N-acetylglucosaminyltransferase; this translates as MSRIAYILSAYKDAPHLARLISALDDRADFYVHIDLKADARPFKELLGGKVTFVPGHWVSWGGWEQVEYQKELLAAVLRNGTEYTRVVCLSGQDYPLWTNEEIHCYFDKHKDTEFIAGMNLTRCTCADQRSKIVNYHFFRDLKWKNLWWKNKLIVASRNLMKLLPVRKDIRTLLDSKKADIFFGSDYWAVTLPCARHIYEKLCSEKKMIRYFKTSFVPSELCIQTIVFNSPFGKHALLYEGDYPGLSGLTPLHYIEYGKAIKVLTAEDLSALQQSGKMFCRKVASIASGKLVEEIDRIRHLQKHSSPCIY
- the rhuM gene encoding virulence RhuM family protein, whose translation is MENQGEIILYQPDSEVKLEVRLEEETVWLTQEQIAILFGTKRPAITKHLSNIYNSGELDKDSTCSILEHMGNDGKQKYITKFYNLDAILSIGYRVNSKNATLFRRWANSVLKEYLLKGYSINRRLTELEHTVAEHSKKIDFFVHTSLPPVEGIFYDGQLFDAYKFATDLIRTAKKSILLIDNYVDESVLLMFSKRNDGVKADVYTQAISRQLQLDLERHNSQYPPIEVHVYKRSHDRFLIIDATEVYHIGASLKDLGKKMFAFSKLEIPAEAITDLL
- a CDS encoding lipopolysaccharide biosynthesis protein; its protein translation is MKESSLKEKTAKGLFWGGLSNGIQQLLNLLFGIVLGRLLDASDYGMIGMLTIFSAIASALQEGGFVSALTNRRNVCHKDYNAVFWFSTLCGITLYILLFFAAPLIADFYETPALIPLSRFLFLGFAISSMSIAPRAYLFKNLKIKEATVISIISQAVSGAVGITLVVYGFAYWGMAAQTITFVTVMTLLNFYFSHWRPSLRFDFRPIKEMIGFSSKLIVTNIFNIINNNLFSVLLGKFYSEREVGNFTQANKWNGMGHTLITGMINGIAQPVFTSVGDDKTRQLAIFRKLLRFTAFISFPAMLGLSLVSKELIFITVGEKWLPSVYILQILCIWGAFIPITNLFSNLIISRGYSSIYMWNTITLSILQLIAMCIVYPYGLERMLHSFVIININWLFVWFIFVKKAIGLTLKDMLKDISPYLTLSVILIAGAHYMARPFENLYLSMAAKIIFVAGLYALILWKLQSVIFRESIEFLLKKKRA
- a CDS encoding glycosyltransferase, giving the protein MKVAVIDCSVTGHRETYYKEFTRTWAALGEEVLLIAPREPETGSIAAFKRTGARPLLPLPTGQPLRKKITVMRNALIRLRNLATLRRQLVDFRPDLVYFPCLDDILPTFAPIALFNRLLPYSWSGLLVQSALPPYKPGMPDVRPFLRSRHCRGIGVLNEYSTDELKDFQTNICRLPDFADLSAPDETYPLLHTLKKHAGGRRIISLLGSIGTRKGIGLLLSTIPFLPEDEYFFLIAGKSWLTETQNLELKSFEASRNNCLFSLTHIPDEACFNALVSASDVLFAAYRKFTGSSNLLTKAAAFGKPVIVSQGECMGKRVTDYGTGFAVPEEDPEACRTAIIRLCREGTPSPEGLTRYASEHSQDKLADILRQLITNK
- a CDS encoding glycosyltransferase family 4 protein, which translates into the protein MHILILPMYYPEPGSPLHRGYMFYEQALQLARSGCRVGLAYTEQRLPKEFTWKVFCHENHFQITEEDNGTFTTLRMHAWNPKLSTRIGGVIWSLLTLLLVRNYIHRHGKPDVIHAHFGTWAGYAANLIHKCYGIPYVVTEHASSINGGKVTPGQAATLRKAYKNARKVICVGTLLKKNLSSYLDRPDKAIVIPNFVDIDTFCQSNRHTEKEKEFTFVSIGNLSKRKGFEELVDAFAQSFRSRPHVSLVIAGDGEEEANLRDKIHALRLERQVTLAGRLPREEVARLLACSDAFVLASYAETFGIVFIEAMATGMPAIGSVCGGPEDIITPGSGYLIQPGDVKALAEKMCELYDNYEQFDKKLIRKSIAERFDFKLAGQKLKEIYQNCKRTER
- the rhuM gene encoding virulence RhuM family protein; amino-acid sequence: MENQGEIILYQPDSEVKLEVRLEEETVWLTQAQMVELFNSSKQNISLHINNIFKENELDRNSVVKESLTTASDGKKYQVKYFNLDVIISVGYRVKSTRGTQFRQWANSVLKDYLLKGYSVNQRLSNLEHRMESKFIEHEQRLDKIDGKIDFFVRTSLPPVEGIFYDGQLFDAYKFATDLIRTAKKSILLIDNYVDESVLLMFSKRNDGVKADIYTQAISRQLQLDLERHNSQYPPIEVHVYKRSHDRFLIIDATDVYHIGASLKDLGKKMFAFSKLEIPAEAITDLL
- a CDS encoding DUF6266 family protein yields the protein MGTIKQGILGGFSGKVGTVVGSNWKSVHYMRALALKVGNPNTEKQQRQRNNFSTVIQFLKTFTPIIRIGYQQYAQKQSEFNAAMSYVIKHAIVNDAIDYTRALVSRGSLTTAADATASVEAGKVSYVWKNNSGTGNAEAGDTAILLAYNKDKREAVYTIKAATRSEAKAELTLPAGWSGNALALYLGFYNDKSVANSICLKNDDAGSTIPDSGAGGDENENPLG